GACCGATACCAGAGCGTGGTTGAGCCGAACAAGGAGATCAACGGGAACCCCTGGGTCATTTGTACCCTGTGGTATGCTCAATACCAGATAGCTCGGGCAAAGCACAAGGAGGAGTTGCAAGAATCACTTGCGACCATGAACTGGGTCGCTGAAAGGGCTCTTCCGTCAGGGGTCTTCGCGGAACAGGTAAACCCCTTTACCGGTGAACCTGTTTCTGTTTCTCCCCTCACGTGGAGTCATGCTGCCTTTATTATCGTTGTTCAACAATATCTGAAAAGGGCCCAGGAGATGGAGAAATGTCCTTCCTGCGGGCAATCGTTTTTTTTCACGACATGACAGGTTCATGCCTGTGAATGAACATCGAACTCTGGCGGAGCTTCATTGAGGGCAGGATGGCGAGGAGAAAAATCTCAACAAGGATAGCAGTCGTAACGGTCATCGTCGGAGTCGTCGTGATCTTCAAGGTTCTCGGTCTGGGGCAGTACTTTACCCTTTCTTACCTCAAGACATCTCAGGAGAAGTTCACCGCCCTTTATTCAGATCACCGCCTCATGGTTATTGCCGCCTACATGGCGGTCTACATCCTCGTAACGTCGTTGTCTCTGCCCGGCGCCGCGATAATGACCCTTGCAGGCGGCGCACTCTTCGGACTATGGATAGGAACGGTCGTTGTTTCCTTTGCGAGTTCCGCAGGCGCTACCCTGGCATGTTTTATCTCAAGATTTATCCTGCGTGATTGGGTGCAGCGGAAGTTCGGTGACAGACTGAAAACGGTTAATGAAGGGATTGCAAGAGAGGGACCATTTTATCTCTTCACGCTGCGCCTGATCCCCGTCTTCCCCTTTTGGCTTATAAACCTTGTTATGGGGCTCACAAAGATGCCCCTCAGGACCTTCTATGGGGTCTCACAGGTCGGAATGTTGCCGGTGACCATAGTCTATGTCAATGCAGGCAAGGAGCTGGCAAAGATCAGTTCCCTTGCGGGGATTCTTTCGCCGGGGCTCATTCTCTCCTTCGTACTTCTCGGTCTCTTCCCCATTGCGACAAAGAAGTTCCTCTCTCTCTATAAATCTAGAAAGACAGGCTCCATTAGAGATTAAGTCTCATCATCAAGGAGGGTACCATGGCGAAATTCGACTTTGACATAGGGATACTCGGGGGAGGCTCCGGAGGGCTTACGGTTGCTGCCGGAGCAGCCCAACTCGGGGCAAAGACGCTCCTTGTCGATAAGGAGGGCAGACTGGGCGGCGATTGTCTCCATTACGGATGCGTACCGAGCAAGACACTTATTATGACCGCTCGCGTCAGGCATCTCATGCAAAGGGCGGGGCGATACGGCCTGCCGGGACTTGATCTCCCGCCGGTGAACTTCGGGGAGGTGGCGAAAAGAATTCAGCATGTCATAGGAATTATTCAAAAGCATGATTCCGAAGAGCGGTTTTGCAGGCTGGGAGCCAAGGTGGAGTTCGGAGAATCGACCTTCATTGATGAACATTCTATTCGCCTGAACGGGACGACGTATTCGGCAAAGAACTGGGTCATTGCGACGGGCTCTTCACCCTCTACCCCTGCCATACAAGGGCTCGATAAGACCCCTTTTATTACGAACAGGCATATCTTCTCCCTGGAGAGGCTCCCGAAATCGATGATAATTTTCGGCGGCGGACCTGTCGGCACTGAGATGGCGCAGGCCTTTGTCCGCCTGGGATCAAAGGTAACGTTGATCCAGCGCGCCGATCAGATACTCCCGAAGGAAGATAAGGATATGGCGGATCTGGTGATGAATGTCTTGAGGAATGAGGGTGTCACCTTTTATCTCAAGACCTCGGTCGAGAGCGTGCGGGATTTGGGCAGCGAGCGGGAGGTTCTTATTAAGACATCTGAAGGCAGTACGGTCACACTCAGGTCCGAAAGGATCCTCCTGGCGACAGGAAGAGACCCCAATGTGGAAGGTTTGGGGCTGAAAGAAATAGGCGTTTACTTCGATATGAAGGGCATTGAGGTCGATGATCGGATGAGGACCACCCATAAACACATTTACGCGATCGGCGATGTGAACGGCAGATATCTCTTCACCCACGCAGCCGGATACGAAGGGGGAATAGTCGTAGGCAACGCCGTCTTCCATCTGCCGAGAAAGGCGGATTTCACGTATCTCCCATGGTGCACCTATACCGACCCCGAACTGGCAAACATCGGCATGAACGAGACCATAGCCAAAGTTGCGGGGATAGAATATTCCGTGTGGACGGAGGAGTTCAGGTCAAATGACCGGAGCCTTGCCGAGGGCGAAGAGGCGGGCAAGATCAAGATGCTCCTCAACGCAAAGGAAGAGCCCATAGGAGTTCAGATTTTCGGTCCCCATGCGGGTGAACTGGTAAACGAATGGGTAGCGGTCATGAACGGAAAGGTCAGGTTTTCGTCTCTTGTCTCGGCTATTCACCCCTATCCGACCCTCGGCGAGATCAATAAGAAAGTGGCGGCCAATTTCCTTTCGACAAAAATATTCTCCGATAAAGTAAAGAAGGGGCTCAGGTTCTTCTTTAATCTGAAAGGGAGAGCATGCGGACCGTAGCATGAGGAGCCTTCATGGATGGCAGCAATGAAGAGAAAGGCGGAAGCACGCGAGAATATCCGATACAAGCTTGAGCGCCTGGGAGAAGTATGCGAGGGCGCGAAGGATGTTCGGGTCATAATATATGCGAATCCGGACCCGGACGCGCTCGCAAGCGCCCTTGCCCTTAAGCACATGCTCGAGACAAAGGAACGTGCTGTGACCATAGGTTACACGGGCGCAATCGGAAGGCCTGAAAACGCTTCCATGATACGACGTCTCGAGATACCGGCATTCCCGGTCAGCGAGGAGGAAGCAACCCGGGCTGATATTATAGCGATTGTAGACTGCCAGCCCCAGTTCTTCAAAGACTTCTCCCTGCCTCGTTGCGATATCGTGATCGACCATCATCCCCTGCTCGATGCCCGAATCCTTGCAGAGTTTGTGGACATACGGCCAAACTACCTTTCCACTTCGTCCATCATGACGGAGTATCTGAGGGCCTCCGGTGTGCGCCTCACCAGGAACCTCGCGAGCGCTCTCTTCTACGGCATTAAGACTGACGCGCGCCATTTCATGGGGGACATGAGCCAGGGGGATATGGAAGCCGTGCGATGGCTGAGAAAGAAGGCGGACAGAGACATTGTCAAACAGATAGAGTTCTCGCAGTTCTCGTGGGAGGGCCTCGACTACTTCAGTATCGCGCTTGTCAGGAGACGTTTTTCACACGGGGTCATGTTCTCACACCTTGGGCCGGTCCCGTTCTTCGACGTTTGCGTACAGGTGGCGGATTTCCTGATCAGGGTGGAGAACGTATCCTGGGCGTTAGTTACCGGAGTGGTGGGCGACTCGCTCCTGGTAGTCTTCCGAAACGACGGCATCAAGAAGGACGCGGGATACGTCGCGCGTTCGACATTCGGCGGCATAGGAAGCGCAGGAGGGCACGAGTCAATGGGGCGTGCTCAGGTCAAAGAGGATGCCCTGCCGGAGGGACTCCTCCTGACCGATAACAGGGGAATCGAGAGGTTCGTGCTGGGTTCACTCGCAGAGGTTGACAGAGTCTTTCTCCCGCTCCTGAGATCCCTCCGGTGATAGTCCCCTTTCTTTTTCCTGTGGGTCTTTGAGCGTCTTAACGAAAAGTCAGTATTAAACCGATTTCCAGACGGTTCACCCTAACGTCCCATGATACGAGGGGTCGGAATTGGGCTTAGGGCCGATTCCGGTGATGGAGCGAACGCTATCCTGGTGTCCAGAAGGGTCCCTCCTTGCCCAGCTTCTTTAACGTTAAGATCATTTCGGATGCATATTCGCTCACTCGGGAGAGATAGTCCGGCTGTAGACGATTCCTGAAGAGGGGTCCGCTGAAGGCCGTCGCCCAGTTGGATAAGGGCATGATGGACTCAGCCGAAACGGGATCATAAAGCGACCATTGCTTCACGTGTTCTTCCGACCGGAAGAGATTCATGCGGCTTCAAGCTGAACCCCAGGTCACTTCGCCTGTTAAAGCCTTCGCGAACGGAATATTCATGTGTCCCACGGTCGTTGGTGGATCGACTTCGAGGATCTCCTCGTCACGCATGCGGATGCGGATGGGTTGTCCACAATCAAGGCACCTGGTATCGATACGGACCTCCGTACCGGGGAAAAGCCAGCGCACGGCCAGCGCTTCGAGTCCTCACTGGCCGTACCACCTTTGTTCCCCCTTGATCGTCACAAGATGATGGGTCGGTACATTGGAAAAAGGCGCCCAGGACTCGACGTAGTCTGTATCTTTGACAAACCAGCAGCCTATGGAGGACTCTGCCGCCTTATGCTGTACCTGCCTGGCCTCTTCTGGTCGCACCCCAAGAGTTCCTGCAAGGTCGGTATAGTGCGGCGCCCTCCCAGTCTTCATAAAATGCTCAACGACCGCAGTGTAAGCTCGTTGCACCAATGCGTCATCCATATCATTTCCTCCCTTCTATGCCTTAGACTGTTCTTTAAGATACGTATATCACAACATCATAAGCTTGTCAAACGACGACAGCAAAGATAGATAGGGACCGTCTAACGATAGTCCGAAGTCATGATGTGCTCATTTCGCGACACTGATGCCCGTTTCAGCTATGCTCACAGACGTTGCAGCATACTACGTTGGGGAAGAAAGGTCTTGCTTTTTAACATAGAAGAAGTTAACACCTCTGAGAATATCGAGGATTCTGCAAGAATACAACAGCTAATTGTTAGAGAGGCGACCTTTATATACTGCAAAGACTTCCCCTAATCTGGGAAGTGTCCCTTGGATTCCTTTACGAATATCTGTTTCTGCGCTTTGTCCTTTTCGGGAAGCTCGTTGCGGATATCCGGGGGAAGCGCCCTCGGGTCTACGCCGTGTCCTGTCAAAGCGCCATAGACCTTGATATGAAAAACGAAGTTCTCCGGGGTCCTTTATGCCCACAGGTACGCATTGCTTTTCGTCGGGATCGCGTAATAGGTGGAATCGATCTCGACCGTATCGAATCTGCTGGCATAGAACTGTAGCCGGGACTCTGCGGTCCTGACGTTCCGAGGATAGAACTCTCCGCTTTGGATAAGAGTTTTCTCGGTCCATGAGTTATGTAATCTTATTTAGTGTTGCACTTTGGTAGAAAGCTACAATTATAATATTCAGATCAATATACAATTTTTTACTGTTGCTTATTGGCGGTGTATATTTTCAACAAAATGACCACCTCAACGCATTTTTGTCAATTTTTGGACGGGCTGGTTCGGACAGTCATTCCGATTTAGTTTCGGACACCCCTGGCGACCGTTCGTAAGATCGTTCTGGTGTTTTTGGTTCGGGGCATAACCTGTCTGGTAAGAAGGACTGCACTGACGACTCCGCAGTTTCAAACGCTTGAAACTCCGGCCATAGTACGAATGGGAATAAACGCCGTTGCACGAGACTGACGGAGTCGTCTTCACCTGATTACCCGCAGTTATCGGCCGATGCAACTCGGCAAAACTTCGCCCCGAAACATTCTGGCTTCGTGAAACGGGATCTCTCTCGATACTGATCCTGCCCAGACATATGGAGGAATAACAGTTGGTGACAGTTTCCTATGGGAATGAACAAAAACGGCATTTTAGGTAGTGGGTCATTTTGACCCACTACCGGGAAAGGCCTTCTTTTTTACCGGGACTTGAAACTACATTTTTTTTTGATAGAGTGTAGTTAGAGATTCTTGGAAAAT
Above is a genomic segment from Thermodesulfovibrionales bacterium containing:
- a CDS encoding FAD-dependent oxidoreductase translates to MAKFDFDIGILGGGSGGLTVAAGAAQLGAKTLLVDKEGRLGGDCLHYGCVPSKTLIMTARVRHLMQRAGRYGLPGLDLPPVNFGEVAKRIQHVIGIIQKHDSEERFCRLGAKVEFGESTFIDEHSIRLNGTTYSAKNWVIATGSSPSTPAIQGLDKTPFITNRHIFSLERLPKSMIIFGGGPVGTEMAQAFVRLGSKVTLIQRADQILPKEDKDMADLVMNVLRNEGVTFYLKTSVESVRDLGSEREVLIKTSEGSTVTLRSERILLATGRDPNVEGLGLKEIGVYFDMKGIEVDDRMRTTHKHIYAIGDVNGRYLFTHAAGYEGGIVVGNAVFHLPRKADFTYLPWCTYTDPELANIGMNETIAKVAGIEYSVWTEEFRSNDRSLAEGEEAGKIKMLLNAKEEPIGVQIFGPHAGELVNEWVAVMNGKVRFSSLVSAIHPYPTLGEINKKVAANFLSTKIFSDKVKKGLRFFFNLKGRACGP
- a CDS encoding DHH family phosphoesterase, which produces MAAMKRKAEARENIRYKLERLGEVCEGAKDVRVIIYANPDPDALASALALKHMLETKERAVTIGYTGAIGRPENASMIRRLEIPAFPVSEEEATRADIIAIVDCQPQFFKDFSLPRCDIVIDHHPLLDARILAEFVDIRPNYLSTSSIMTEYLRASGVRLTRNLASALFYGIKTDARHFMGDMSQGDMEAVRWLRKKADRDIVKQIEFSQFSWEGLDYFSIALVRRRFSHGVMFSHLGPVPFFDVCVQVADFLIRVENVSWALVTGVVGDSLLVVFRNDGIKKDAGYVARSTFGGIGSAGGHESMGRAQVKEDALPEGLLLTDNRGIERFVLGSLAEVDRVFLPLLRSLR
- a CDS encoding TVP38/TMEM64 family protein; amino-acid sequence: MARRKISTRIAVVTVIVGVVVIFKVLGLGQYFTLSYLKTSQEKFTALYSDHRLMVIAAYMAVYILVTSLSLPGAAIMTLAGGALFGLWIGTVVVSFASSAGATLACFISRFILRDWVQRKFGDRLKTVNEGIAREGPFYLFTLRLIPVFPFWLINLVMGLTKMPLRTFYGVSQVGMLPVTIVYVNAGKELAKISSLAGILSPGLILSFVLLGLFPIATKKFLSLYKSRKTGSIRD